The following proteins are co-located in the Solenopsis invicta isolate M01_SB chromosome 7, UNIL_Sinv_3.0, whole genome shotgun sequence genome:
- the LOC105200075 gene encoding 15-hydroxyprostaglandin dehydrogenase [NAD(+)]-like, which translates to MYNVQSKTVMITGAGSGLGYKYAEILLCNSAKKVAVVDLPTSNGQNAVATLEDKFGKGRVIFIACDVTKADDLKKAFKKTIDEFKELDILINNAGILNDNVWEKTFDINVKALIRGSVLAFDYMGKHKGGKGGVIVNISSVAGLEPTFISMYSASKYAVLGFSQSLAKMYDKTGVRVVIMCPGVTLTALVANIQEKIYDSFRDLIDTDAEMDNYPTQTTDNVALAMLDLIQKGENGAAWVSEGGQPPYAVDFPHYSKRSLSV; encoded by the coding sequence ATGTACAACGTACAAAGTAAAACTGTAATGATCACTGGAGCAGGTTCTGGATTAGGTTACAAGTACGCCGAGATATTGCTTTGCAATAGTGCAAAGAAGGTTGCCGTGGTCGACTTGCCAACATCGAACGGCCAGAATGCGGTAGCTACTTTGGAGGACAAATTTGGGAAGGGCCGTGTCATCTTCATTGCCTGCGACGTGACAAAAGCTGACGATTTGAAGAAGGCGTTCAAGAAAACCATCGACGAGTTTAAAGAGCTCGATATTCTTATCAACAACGCAGGCATATTGAATGATAATGTATGGGAGAAAACATTCGACATTAATGTCAAGGCGCTAATTCGCGGCTCTGTGTTGGCGTTCGATTATATGGGGAAACACAAAGGCGGTAAGGGTGGCGTCATCGTCAACATCTCATCCGTGGCCGGATTGGAACcaacttttatttcaatgtatTCCGCTTCGAAATATGCCGTTTTAGGATTCAGCCAATCTCTGGCGAAAATGTACGACAAGACCGGAGTGCGAGTTGTTATAATGTGCCCGGGAGTTACACTTACAGCGTTGGTGGCAAATATTCAAGAAAAGATATACGATTCTTTTCGAGATCTGATAGACACTGATGCTGAAATGGATAACTATCCGACACAAACAACTGATAATGTGGCACTTGCAATGTTAGATCTCATCCAGAAAGGTGAAAACGGAGCGGCTTGGGTCAGCGAAGGTGGCCAACCGCCATACGCTGTGGATTTTCCTCATTATTCCAAGCGATCTCTGTCTGTATAA
- the LOC105200074 gene encoding 15-hydroxyprostaglandin dehydrogenase [NAD(+)]-like, producing the protein MYNVQNKTVMITGAANGIGYKYAEVLLRNGAKKIAVIDLPTSNGQNAVDTLEDEFGKNCAIFIACDVTKAEDLKKAFEKIVDVFGGLDILINNAGIMNDKIWEQEINLNIKAVIRGSMLAFDHMGKHKGGKGGVIVNISSIAGLQPIFFLPMYCASKHAVLGFSQSLAKMYDKTGVRVVIMCPGATTTTLLANITNKLCTSVYAVVGNSIEARLEECVKQTSDHVALAMLDLIQKGENGVAWVSEDGQPPYAVDFPHYSKRSLTV; encoded by the coding sequence ATGTACAACGtacaaaataaaactgtaatgaTCACTGGGGCTGCTAATGGAATAGGCTACAAGTACGCCGAAGTATTGCTTCGTAATGGTGCAAAGAAGATTGCCGTGATTGACTTGCCAACATCGAATGGCCAGAATGCGGTGGATACTTTGGAGGACGAATTTGGGAAGAACTGTGCCATTTTTATTGCCTGCGACGTGACAAAGGCTGAGGATTTGAAGAAAGCATTCGAGAAGATCGTCGACGTGTTTGGGGGACTCGATATTCTTATCAATAACGCCGGTATAATGAATGATAAAATCTGGGAGCAAGAAATCAATCTAAATATCAAGGCAGTAATTCGCGGCTCCATGTTGGCGTTCGACCATATGGGGAAGCATAAAGGCGGTAAGGGCGGCGTAATCGTCAACATCTCATCCATAGCCGGATTGcagccaattttttttcttccaatgTATTGCGCTTCGAAGCATGCCGTTCTGGGATTTAGCCAGTCTTTAGCAAAAATGTACGACAAGACAGGAGTGCGCGTCGTTATCATGTGCCCGGGCGCTACAACAACAACATTGCTagcaaatattacaaataagcTCTGCACATCTGTCTACGCTGTGGTAGGCAACAGTATTGAAGCTCGTTTGGAAGAATGTGTGAAACAGACAAGCGATCATGTGGCACTTGCAATGTTAGATCTCATTCAAAAAGGTGAAAACGGAGTGGCCTGGGTCAGCGAAGATGGTCAACCGCCGTATGCTGTGGACTTTCCTCATTATTCTAAGCGGTCTCTAACTGTATAA
- the LOC105200073 gene encoding 15-hydroxyprostaglandin dehydrogenase [NAD(+)]-like — translation MYNVQNKTAMITGAASGIGYKCAEILLRNGAQKVAIVDLPTSNGQNVAATLENEFGNGRAIFIACDVSKTDDLKKTFEKIVNVFGRLDILINNAGVCYENLWEQIIEVNVKAVIRSSIMAFDHMGKHKGGKGGVIVNISSVAGLCPAFFIPIYSASKHAVLGFSQSLSKMYDKTGVRVVIMCPGATLTPLLANVEDKICDSFRDLIDTDAEMDKYPTQTTDNVALAILDLIQKGENGAAWVSEGGQPPYAVDFPHYSKRSLPV, via the coding sequence ATGTATAACGTACAGAATAAAACTGCAATGATCACTGGGGCAGCTAGTGGAATAGGCTACAAGTGTGCTGAAATATTGCTTCGCAATGGTGCACAAAAGGTTGCCATAGTCGATTTGCCAACATCGAACGGCCAGAATGTGGCGGCTACTTTGGAGAACGAATTTGGGAATGGCCGTGCCATCTTCATTGCTTGCGACGTATCAAAAACCGATGATTTAAAGAAGACGTTCGAGAAGATCGTCAATGTGTTTGGAAGACTCGATATTCTTATCAACAATGCTGGTGTTTGTTACGAAAATCTCTGGGAACAAATTATCGAGGTTAATGTCAAAGCGGTAATTCGCAGCTCTATAATGGCGTTCGATCATATGGGAAAGCACAAAGGCGGCAAAGGCGGCGTAATCGTCAACATCTCATCCGTGGCTGGATTGTGCCCAGCTTTTTTTATTCCAATATATTCCGCTTCGAAGCATGCTGTTCTAGGATTCAGCCAATCTCTGTCGAAAATGTATGACAAAACCGGAGTACGAGTTGTTATAATGTGTCCGGGAGCTACACTGACACCGTTGTTAGCAAATGTCGAAGATAAGATATGCGACTCTTTTCGAGATCTGATAGACACTGACGCTGAAATGGATAAATATCCAACACAAACAACCGATAATGTGGCACTGGCAATTTTAGATCTCATCCAGAAGGGTGAAAACGGAGCGGCTTGGGTCAGCGAAGGTGGTCAACCGCCGTATGCTGTAGACTTTCCTCATTATTCCAAGCGATCTCTGCctgtataa
- the LOC105200072 gene encoding 15-hydroxyprostaglandin dehydrogenase [NAD(+)]-like, translated as MITGAANGIGYKCAEILLRNGTKKVAIVDLPTSNGQNAAATLENEFGKNCAIFIACDVSKADDLKKAFEKTIDEFEELDILINNAGIMNDKIWEQEINLNIKAVIRGSMLAFDHMGKHKGGKGGVIVNISSQLGLYPAFISMYSASKYAVLGFSQSLAKMYDKTGVRVVIMCPGATLTALLANIQDKICDSFRDLIDTDAEMDNHPTQTTDNVALAILDLIQKGENGAA; from the coding sequence ATGATCACTGGGGCAGCTAATGGAATAGGCTACAAGTGTGCTGAAATATTGCTTCGCAATGGTACAAAAAAGGTTGCCATAGTCGATTTGCCAACATCAAACGGCCAGAATGCGGCGGCTACTTTGGAGAACGAATTTGGGAAAAACTGTGCTATCTTCATTGCCTGCGACGTGTCAAAGGCTGACGATTTGAAGAAAGCATTCGAGAAAACCATCGACGAGTTTGAAGAGCTCGATATTCTTATCAACAACGCCGGTATAATGAATGATAAAATCTGGGAGCAAGAAATCAATCTAAATATCAAGGCAGTAATTCGCGGCTCCATGTTGGCGTTCGACCATATGGGGAAGCACAAAGGTGGCAAGGGAGGCGTAATCGTCAACATCTCATCTCAGCTAGGATTGTACCCAGCTTTTATTTCAATGTATTCCGCTTCGAAATATGCCGTTCTAGGATTCAGCCAATCTCTGGCGAAAATGTACGACAAGACCGGAGTACGAGTTGTTATAATGTGCCCGGGTGCTACACTGACAGCGTTGCTAGCAAATATCCAAGATAAGATATGCGACTCTTTTCGAGATCTGATAGACACTGATGCTGAAATGGATAACCATCCGACACAAACAACCGATAATGTGGCACTTGCAATTTTAGATCTCATCCAGAAGGGTGAAAACGGAGCGGCTTGA
- the LOC105200071 gene encoding 15-hydroxyprostaglandin dehydrogenase [NAD(+)]-like, which produces MYNVQNKNVMITGAGSGLGYKYAEILLRNGAKKIAVVDLPTSKGQDAVATLEDDFGKGCAMFIACDVTKADDLKKAFEKTIDEFEELDILINNAGILNDNIWEETLDLNVKALIRGSMLAFDYMGKHKGGKGGVIVNISSVAGLEPTCTLPMYVASKHAVLGFSQSLAKMYDKTGVRVVIMCPGVTLTALMANIQDKISESFRDLIDLEAEMDEYPKQTTDTVALAMLDLIQKGENGAAWVSEGGQPPYAVDFPHYSKRSLPV; this is translated from the coding sequence ATGTACaacgtacaaaataaaaatgtaatgatcaCTGGAGCAGGTTCTGGATTAGGATACAAGTACGCCGAAATATTGCTTCGCAATGGTGCAAAGAAGATTGCCGTGGTCGACTTGCCAACATCGAAAGGACAGGATGCGGTGGCTACTTTGGAGGACGACTTTGGGAAGGGCTGTGCCATGTTCATTGCCTGCGACGTAACAAAAGCTGACGATTTGAAGAAAGCATTCGAGAAAACCATCGACGAGTTTGAAGAGCTCGATATTCTTATCAACAACGCAGGCATATTGAATGATAACATATGGGAAGAAACACTCGACCTTAACGTCAAAGCGCTAATTCGCGGCTCTATGTTGGCATTCGATTATATGGGGAAACACAAAGGCGGTAAGGGTGGCGTCATCGTCAACATCTCATCCGTGGCCGGATTGGAACCAACTTGTACGCTTCCAATGTATGTCGCTTCGAAGCATGCCGTTCTGGGATTCAGCCAGTCTCTGGCGAAAATGTACGACAAGACCGGAGTGCGAGTTGTTATAATGTGCCCGGGAGTTACACTTACAGCGTTGATGGCAAATATCCAAGATAAGATATCCGAATCCTTTCGAGATCTGATAGACCTTGAGGCTGAAATGGATGAATATCCGAAACAAACAACCGACACTGTAGCACTTGCAATGTTAGATCTCATCCAGAAGGGTGAGAACGGAGCGGCCTGGGTCAGCGAAGGTGGTCAACCGCCATATGCTGTGGACTTTCCTCATTATTCCAAGCGATCTTTGCCTGTATAA
- the LOC105200070 gene encoding histone H3, with product MHTIRFEVLPGKPLQSQTTVPRASGRCIPTTIALANQRSACGAGYPYKRDAQGTAITSLVFTALYGRHLFEMARTKQTARKSTGGKAPRKQLATKAARKSAPATGGVKKPHRYRPGTVALREIRRYQKSTELLIRKLPFQRLVREIAQDFKTDLRFQSSAVMALQEASEAYLVGLFEDTNLCAIHAKRVTIMPKDIQLARRIRGERA from the coding sequence ATGCATACAATAAGATTTGAAGTACTGCCAGGAAAACCGTTACAAAGCCAGACTACAGTTCCCCGTGCGTCTGGTCGGTGCATCCCCACCACTATTGCACTAGCCAATCAGCGTTCCGCGTGTGGGGCTGGATACCCATATAAGCGCGACGCTCAAGGCACAGCCATCACATCGCTAGTGTTCACTGCATTGTACGGACGTCATTTGTTCGAGATGGCACGAACCAAGCAGACTGCTCGCAAATCTACCGGAGGCAAGGCCCCGCGTAAACAACTGGCTACGAAAGCGGCGCGTAAAAGCGCTCCAGCGACCGGTGGTGTCAAGAAGCCTCATCGTTATCGTCCCGGAACTGTTGCGCTTCGTGAGATCCGTCGCTACCAGAAGAGCACGGAGCTTTTGATCCGCAAACTTCCATTCCAGCGACTGGTCCGTGAAATTGCTCAGGACTTCAAGACCGATCTTCGTTTCCAGAGCTCTGCTGTCATGGCTCTCCAGGAAGCTAGCGAAGCTTACCTCGTTGGATTGTTTGAGGATACCAACCTTTGCGCGATTCACGCCAAGAGGGTTACCATCATGCCCAAGGACATCCAGTTGGCTCGCAGAATTCGCGGCGAACGTGCTTAA
- the LOC105200069 gene encoding transmembrane protein 145, which yields MIAGQRLVRVLCALLCLSLRLDYAHSTHITGTFNTKEFFRFLIKFGFQKTDRHRQKDSYGYIFGNVTARTDFDVPITLAILDRGHFLEYYGNRTLLDKSAACAYMFNTLKKSSYDPDCNEEGQDFLRRVPCPRDKLCPDEDSVWNIVKGHQFTYVIQDFWQPRFWYMSLVACYRNKTTCQWEYYSRHDELEYDIWLVNGNPNVSGLNSLTYQFSYDRQNTIELYLLFFLCYIILVPLQLYAVRLQKHPVTRLFTASLLLEFVAVCLILIHVLKFALDGVGYEQLEVAGDIFDILSRTSFMLLLLLLAKGWAVTRMELTWKPLVFAIWFCYGVVHILLYVWNMTEVDIIEDIDEYQTWPGWFILLFRSAIMVWFLYELRNTMTYEHNTQKLNFLLHFGASSLVWFIYLPIIALIALQISALWRFKLLLGITYSADCFAYCVMAHLLWPTRSEQYFLLAQGADNGDELDEFNEAPHVLNNYVEPPELGKIIT from the exons ATGATTGCCGGTCAGCGACTGGTGCGCGTTCTCTGCGCGCTCCTCTGTCTTTCGCTACGGCTTGATTACGCGCACTCCACACACATCACCGGCACCTTCAACACGAAGGAGTTCTTCCGGTTCCTCATCAAGTTCGGCTTCCAAAAGACCGACCGCCATCGGCAGAAGGACTCGTATGGTTACATATTCGGCAATGTGACCGCGAGAACGGACTTCGACGTGCCGATCACCCTGGCGATACTTGACCGCGGCCACTTCCTCGAGTACTACGGCAATCGCACGCTGTTAGACAAGAGCGCCGCGTGCGCCTACATGTTCAACACGCTGAAAAAGAGTTCCTACGATCCCGACTGCAACGAGGAGGGCCAAGACTTCCTAAG GCGAGTCCCGTGTCCCCGAGACAAATTGTGCCCAGACGAGGACTCGGTGTGGAATATTGTGAAGGGACATCAGTTCACGTATGTCATACAGGATTTCTGGCAGCCACGATTTTGGTACATGAGCTTGGTGGCATGCTACAGAAACAAAACGACCTGTCAATGGGAGTATTACAGTAGGCACGACGAGTTGGAGTATGACATTTGGCTGGTAAATGGCAATCCGAACGTCAGTGGCCTAAACAGTTTGACATACCAGTTTTCGTACGACAGACAGAATACCATCGAACTGTATTTGCTGTTTTTCCTGTGTTATATCATATTGGTACCACTGCAGTTGTATGCAGTAAGATTGCAAAAGCATCCTGTAACAAGATTGTTCACTGCTagtttattattagaatttgtGGCAGTATGTTTGATCTTGATACACGTGTTGAAATTTGCACTAGACGGAGTAGGCTACGAACAATTAGAAGTTGCAggtgatatttttgatattctgTCACGG aCGTcctttatgttattattactcCTACTTGCCAAAGGATGGGCTGTAACAAGAATGGAATTAACATGGAAGCCACTGGTATTTGCTATATGGTTTTGTTATGGAGTTGTTCACATCTTATTATATGTATGGAATATg acAGAAGTTGATATTATCGAAGACATAGATGAATATCAAACTTGGCCAGGATGGTTTATATTGTTATTCCGAAGTGCCATAATGGTATGGTTTCTATATGAACTTCGAAACACCATGACATACGAGCATAATACTCAAAAATTGAACTTTCTCCTTCACTTTGGTGCGTCGTCATTAGTTTGGTTCATATATTTACCCATTATAGCACTTATAGCGCTTCAAATAAGCGCATTATGGAGGTTTAAGCTGTTATTAG GTATAACATACTCAGCAGACTGTTTTGCTTATTGTGTAATGGCTCATTTATTATGGCCCACCAGAAgtgaacaatattttttactagCGCAAGGCGCGGATAATGGTGATGAGCTCGATGAATTCAACGAAGCGCCgcatgtattaaataattatgtagagcCGCCGGAACtcggtaaaataattacttaa